The proteins below come from a single Pedobacter aquae genomic window:
- the purH gene encoding bifunctional phosphoribosylaminoimidazolecarboxamide formyltransferase/IMP cyclohydrolase, with translation MNHPVKIKNALISVFYKDNLEPVILQLQKLGVNIYSTGGTETFIKNLGVDVIPVEDLTSYPSILGGRVKTLHPKVFGGILTRRGHNGDQEQIAQYEIPEIDLVIVDLYPFEETVKSGAPEQDIIEKIDIGGISLIRAAAKNHQDVVIIASKDDYTTLNHILEAQNGETSLAQRKAFARNAFNISSHYDSAIFNWFNQGDDALTVFKQSEQKAAVLRYGENPHQKGYFYGDLDAMFDKLNGKELSYNNLVDVDAAVALIDEFTEPTFAILKHTNACGIASRPNLLNAWNDALACDPVSAFGGVLICNGEVDEATALEINKLFFEVLIAPAYSAAAEQVLTSKKNRIILRRKDVALPGKLFKTLLNGVIEQDKDNTVEGPELMTAVTTQKPTAQELKDLFFANKVVKHTKSNTIVFAKNNTLIASGVGQTSRVDSLKQAVIKAESFGFSLQGAVMASDAFFPFPDCVELAAEAGITAILQPGGSIKDQDSIDKANEKGIAMVTTGVRHFKH, from the coding sequence ATGAACCACCCAGTAAAAATCAAAAACGCCTTAATTTCAGTTTTTTATAAAGACAATTTAGAACCGGTAATTTTACAATTGCAAAAATTAGGAGTAAACATTTACTCTACCGGAGGTACAGAAACCTTTATTAAGAACTTAGGCGTAGATGTTATCCCGGTAGAAGACCTTACTTCATACCCTTCTATATTGGGTGGTAGAGTTAAAACTTTGCATCCAAAAGTATTTGGAGGTATTTTAACTAGAAGAGGGCATAACGGCGACCAAGAACAAATTGCTCAGTATGAAATTCCGGAAATAGATTTAGTTATTGTTGATTTATATCCTTTCGAGGAAACTGTAAAATCTGGTGCTCCAGAACAAGATATTATTGAAAAAATAGATATTGGTGGTATTTCCTTAATCAGAGCTGCTGCAAAAAACCATCAAGATGTTGTGATTATCGCATCTAAAGATGATTATACCACGCTAAATCATATATTAGAAGCACAAAATGGCGAAACCAGCTTAGCACAACGTAAAGCTTTCGCGAGAAATGCTTTTAATATTTCTTCTCATTATGATAGTGCTATTTTCAATTGGTTTAACCAAGGTGATGATGCCTTAACTGTATTTAAACAAAGTGAGCAGAAAGCAGCTGTTTTACGTTACGGCGAAAATCCTCACCAGAAAGGCTACTTCTATGGCGATTTAGACGCTATGTTTGATAAATTAAACGGCAAAGAGCTTTCTTATAATAACTTGGTAGATGTTGATGCTGCTGTAGCTTTAATTGATGAATTTACAGAACCTACTTTTGCCATCTTAAAACATACCAATGCTTGTGGTATTGCTAGCAGACCAAATTTATTAAACGCATGGAACGATGCTTTGGCTTGCGACCCAGTTTCTGCTTTTGGCGGTGTATTGATTTGCAATGGAGAGGTTGATGAGGCTACCGCTTTAGAAATCAATAAATTATTTTTCGAGGTTTTAATAGCACCAGCTTATTCTGCTGCTGCAGAACAGGTTTTAACAAGTAAGAAAAATAGAATCATCTTACGCAGAAAAGACGTTGCTTTACCTGGTAAACTTTTTAAAACCTTATTAAACGGGGTGATAGAACAAGATAAAGACAATACAGTAGAAGGTCCTGAGTTAATGACTGCCGTTACTACACAAAAACCTACAGCGCAAGAATTGAAAGACCTTTTCTTTGCTAATAAAGTGGTAAAACACACCAAATCTAACACTATTGTTTTCGCTAAAAACAATACCTTAATTGCTAGTGGTGTGGGCCAAACTTCAAGAGTAGATTCTTTAAAGCAAGCTGTCATTAAAGCAGAAAGCTTTGGGTTTTCTTTACAAGGCGCTGTTATGGCTTCTGATGCCTTCTTCCCTTTCCCTGATTGTGTTGAATTAGCTGCCGAAGCTGGTATTACAGCAATTTTACAACCTGGAGGTTCTATCAAAGATCAGGACTCTATAGATAAAGCTAATGAAAAAGGTATTGCGATGGTAACTACCGGAGTTCGCCATTTCAAACATTAA
- a CDS encoding DUF4174 domain-containing protein, whose protein sequence is MPILSLLIFVFSFGCYPPQFRDYREVILLAPHKEDATYIRQLQVLKADEKGLAERDIKLSTYFFDEGLPKEQLKLITKPHTFTIILLGKDGGEKYRSHQISSLNTLYKIIDVMPMRRAEMGK, encoded by the coding sequence ATGCCTATTTTAAGCTTACTTATTTTCGTTTTTAGCTTTGGTTGCTATCCTCCTCAATTTAGAGATTATAGAGAGGTAATTTTATTAGCACCCCATAAAGAAGACGCAACCTACATCCGTCAATTACAAGTGTTAAAAGCAGATGAAAAAGGTTTAGCAGAAAGAGACATAAAATTGAGTACTTATTTTTTTGATGAAGGTTTACCAAAAGAGCAACTTAAACTCATCACAAAACCCCATACTTTCACCATAATCCTCCTTGGTAAAGATGGGGGAGAAAAATACCGCTCTCACCAAATAAGCAGTTTAAATACACTTTATAAAATCATTGATGTAATGCCTATGCGTAGAGCAGAAATGGGTAAATAA
- a CDS encoding DedA family protein: protein MEFILYVFDFIIHIDKHLSEIIANYQFWTYLILFIIIFAETGFVVTPFLPGDPLLFAAGALIAGGGTGLNIYLLALLLIIAAISGNQVNYFLGNYFGPKVFKPENRILKYSYYEKTQVFFLKHGGKSVVFSRFFPVLRTFVPFVAGVIKMPISKFSYYNVTGALVWIIGFLFLGYLFGNLDFVKNNFSWVILIISLFTTLPPIIGAIYAKKSDNKAA from the coding sequence GTGGAATTCATCTTATACGTATTCGATTTTATCATCCATATAGACAAGCATTTAAGTGAGATTATAGCTAATTATCAGTTCTGGACCTACCTTATTTTGTTTATCATCATTTTTGCTGAAACTGGTTTTGTAGTGACGCCTTTTTTACCGGGCGACCCCTTATTGTTTGCCGCAGGGGCTTTAATTGCTGGTGGTGGAACCGGATTGAATATTTACCTTTTAGCATTATTACTCATTATAGCAGCAATATCGGGTAATCAGGTGAATTATTTTTTAGGTAATTATTTTGGTCCGAAAGTATTTAAGCCAGAAAACAGAATTTTAAAATATAGCTATTATGAGAAAACACAGGTGTTTTTTCTAAAGCATGGTGGTAAATCTGTGGTATTTAGTAGGTTTTTTCCGGTATTAAGAACATTTGTACCTTTTGTAGCCGGCGTTATTAAAATGCCTATTAGCAAATTCTCTTATTATAATGTTACAGGGGCTTTAGTCTGGATTATTGGGTTTTTGTTTCTAGGCTATCTTTTCGGGAATTTAGATTTTGTGAAAAATAACTTCAGCTGGGTAATTTTAATCATCAGTTTATTTACCACTTTACCTCCAATTATAGGGGCTATATACGCTAAAAAATCTGATAATAAGGCGGCATAA
- a CDS encoding cation:proton antiporter: MDKYLMMLMVIGAAAFIMTFMPAVTKKTKISYSLYFLVFGVIIYYFWPEYLPSTNPKVHPDISLHLSEMVVIISLMGTGIKIDRPFNLKNWASPLRLVTIAMILCMLGVTFLAYYVLNFDLASAILLAAVLAPTDPVLASDVQVGPPNEEYKSETKFALTAEAGLNDGLAFPFTWLAITVAFMQIGKEDNLIEWFSFMLLYKILAGIAIGYLAGKLTGYLIFNLSKRFKFLKTQDGFLALALTLLVYGITEAMHAYGFIAVFICAITLRHSEKRDHYHDHLHSFIDQTERVLIAIVLLLLGGSLVQQGLQYLSWEIALCILAFLFLIRPASAYVSLYKLKLHLKEKMAISFLGIRGIGSIFYLSFAIKEADFRFENQIWSAVFFTILLSIVIHGFTAPRIINHLGENIKKEKVPE; this comes from the coding sequence ATGGATAAATACCTGATGATGTTAATGGTGATAGGGGCTGCGGCTTTTATCATGACTTTTATGCCAGCCGTCACAAAAAAAACTAAAATTTCATATTCCCTTTATTTTTTAGTTTTTGGAGTTATTATCTATTATTTCTGGCCAGAATATTTACCCTCTACCAATCCCAAAGTTCATCCTGATATAAGTTTACACCTTTCAGAAATGGTGGTTATCATTTCTTTAATGGGTACAGGTATAAAAATTGATAGGCCCTTCAACCTCAAAAACTGGGCTTCTCCTTTGCGCTTAGTTACCATAGCTATGATACTTTGTATGCTTGGAGTAACTTTTCTAGCATATTATGTTTTAAATTTCGATTTAGCTTCCGCGATTTTACTAGCCGCTGTTTTAGCACCAACAGATCCTGTATTGGCATCAGACGTACAGGTTGGTCCGCCTAATGAGGAATATAAATCTGAAACTAAATTTGCTTTAACAGCAGAAGCAGGTTTAAATGATGGCTTGGCTTTTCCTTTTACCTGGTTAGCCATTACGGTTGCTTTCATGCAAATAGGAAAGGAGGATAATTTAATAGAATGGTTTTCTTTTATGCTCTTGTACAAAATTTTAGCTGGTATTGCCATAGGGTATTTAGCAGGTAAACTTACCGGATATTTAATTTTCAACTTAAGTAAGCGATTTAAATTTTTAAAAACGCAAGATGGTTTTTTAGCCTTGGCGCTCACGCTTTTAGTTTATGGTATAACTGAGGCCATGCATGCTTACGGCTTTATTGCTGTTTTTATTTGTGCTATAACCTTAAGGCATTCAGAAAAAAGAGATCATTATCATGACCATTTACACAGTTTTATAGACCAAACAGAACGGGTTTTAATTGCCATTGTACTGTTGTTATTAGGCGGTTCCTTGGTTCAGCAAGGTTTACAATATCTTAGTTGGGAAATTGCCCTTTGTATCCTAGCTTTTTTGTTTCTCATTAGGCCGGCTTCTGCTTATGTAAGTCTATATAAATTGAAATTACATCTAAAAGAGAAAATGGCCATTAGTTTTTTAGGCATCAGAGGAATAGGGTCTATATTTTATTTGTCTTTTGCCATAAAAGAAGCAGATTTTAGGTTTGAAAATCAGATATGGTCTGCTGTGTTTTTTACCATCTTACTATCTATTGTGATACATGGTTTTACTGCACCACGCATTATCAATCATCTTGGAGAAAATATCAAAAAAGAAAAAGTACCCGAATAA
- a CDS encoding Fur family transcriptional regulator translates to MANSFIKLLEQNDLKKTQPRLSVLKVLTSREMATSQPDLEAILGKEIDRVTLYRTLKTFEDKGIIHKVIDNKGTANYAMCSHQCNAKEHHHDHLHFNCTQCNNLYCLDECILPHFKVPSGYQVENVQLIATGICAKCKQA, encoded by the coding sequence ATGGCTAACAGCTTCATAAAGCTTCTGGAACAGAACGATTTAAAGAAAACCCAACCTCGCTTAAGCGTATTAAAAGTTTTAACTTCTCGTGAGATGGCAACCTCACAACCAGATTTGGAAGCTATTTTAGGAAAGGAAATAGACCGTGTTACCTTGTACAGAACTCTTAAAACTTTTGAAGATAAAGGCATCATCCATAAGGTGATAGATAATAAAGGTACAGCTAATTATGCCATGTGTTCACACCAGTGCAATGCAAAAGAACACCACCATGACCATTTGCATTTTAACTGTACCCAATGTAATAATTTATACTGTTTAGATGAATGTATATTACCTCATTTTAAAGTTCCTAGTGGTTATCAAGTAGAAAATGTACAATTAATAGCAACAGGTATTTGTGCTAAATGTAAGCAAGCTTAA
- a CDS encoding four-helix bundle copper-binding protein has product MIPEKYRKCIEACLACAVACNQCATSCLQEEDVDMMVKCIQTDLECAAICRSAAELMSLNSSYSTIICNICADACYNCAQECEKHAEMGMEHCRICAEACRICADECEKMAA; this is encoded by the coding sequence ATGATACCAGAAAAATACAGAAAATGCATAGAAGCTTGTTTAGCTTGTGCAGTTGCTTGCAACCAATGTGCTACATCATGTTTACAAGAAGAAGATGTAGATATGATGGTAAAATGCATACAAACAGATTTAGAATGCGCTGCCATTTGCCGGTCGGCAGCAGAGCTGATGAGCTTAAACAGTTCTTACAGTACCATTATTTGTAATATTTGCGCCGATGCTTGTTATAACTGTGCTCAAGAGTGTGAAAAACATGCAGAAATGGGGATGGAACATTGCCGTATTTGTGCCGAAGCTTGTAGAATTTGTGCTGATGAATGTGAGAAAATGGCTGCTTAA
- a CDS encoding HYC_CC_PP family protein, which yields MKKLFTLTLIFLYSLSVLGVAVNKFYCCGELESVTFTTSEKYLEASKASKDAGCCQNEVQTFKVKDSHLSSSAKFLEAKLFATLLSPIPVFDFKVINTLEVVWAYQSHAPPLGASSPIYLQNRNFRI from the coding sequence GTGAAAAAACTATTTACGCTTACGCTGATATTTCTTTACTCGCTTTCTGTTTTAGGAGTAGCGGTAAATAAATTCTATTGCTGTGGCGAATTAGAATCTGTTACTTTCACAACTTCTGAAAAATACCTAGAGGCAAGTAAGGCTAGTAAAGATGCTGGGTGTTGCCAAAATGAAGTACAAACATTTAAAGTTAAAGACAGCCACTTATCAAGCTCGGCTAAATTTTTAGAGGCTAAACTTTTCGCTACGCTTTTATCACCAATCCCTGTATTTGATTTTAAAGTAATAAACACACTAGAAGTTGTATGGGCTTATCAAAGTCATGCACCACCATTAGGAGCTTCATCTCCTATTTATCTACAAAACCGTAATTTCAGAATCTGA
- a CDS encoding heavy metal-binding domain-containing protein — protein MMKRITLILVIFGTLVVTACSNNTKNNNATTTDKNLVYTCPMDPEVISYEPGTCPKCKMDLVVKEDAEAGKTHTDTAHHNHNH, from the coding sequence ATGATGAAAAGAATAACTTTAATTTTAGTGATTTTCGGAACATTAGTTGTAACTGCTTGTAGCAATAATACCAAAAATAATAATGCTACTACAACAGATAAAAATCTAGTTTATACTTGTCCAATGGACCCAGAAGTAATTTCTTACGAGCCAGGTACTTGTCCTAAATGTAAAATGGATTTAGTTGTAAAAGAAGATGCCGAGGCTGGAAAAACTCATACAGATACTGCACACCATAACCATAATCACTAA
- a CDS encoding efflux RND transporter permease subunit has protein sequence MIPAIIDFSLKNRLFVLLIAIGLFGWGVYAVQENPIDAIPDLSENQVIVFTEWMGRSPQVIEDQITYPLVSNLQGIPQVKDIRASSMFGMSFVYIIFDDETDIYWARTRVLERLNYAQRLLPEGITPTLGPDGTGVGHVFWYTLDAGKMDLGEQRALQDWYIKLALQTVPGVAEVASFGGFEKQYQLVIDPLKLQFYNLSLMDVMNKVKANNNDVGGRKFEMSDMAYIIRGLGYVKNKQDLENIAIANNKGIPVRVKDIGTVQMGGDLRLGIFDENGEGEAVGGIVVMRYGENADKVIAAVKTKMEEVERGLPEGVKFNIAYDRSSLIEAAIYTIKVKLLEEIIVVCIIVIIFLMHWRSALSIILQIPITIALSFLLLNAFGISSNIMSLTGIALAIGVIVDNGIIMSENAYRRLSEWQNNPKHQKS, from the coding sequence ATGATACCAGCAATCATAGATTTTTCCTTAAAAAACAGACTTTTCGTTTTACTGATAGCGATAGGTTTGTTTGGCTGGGGGGTATATGCTGTACAAGAAAACCCTATAGACGCCATTCCTGATTTATCAGAAAATCAGGTGATTGTGTTTACCGAGTGGATGGGTAGAAGTCCGCAAGTGATAGAAGACCAAATCACTTATCCCTTGGTGAGTAATTTACAGGGTATCCCTCAGGTAAAAGACATAAGAGCGAGTTCTATGTTTGGGATGAGCTTTGTGTACATCATTTTTGATGATGAGACGGATATTTATTGGGCCCGTACGCGTGTATTAGAACGTTTAAATTATGCTCAGAGGTTATTGCCAGAAGGTATTACCCCAACACTTGGGCCAGACGGAACAGGCGTTGGCCACGTATTTTGGTATACTTTAGATGCCGGTAAAATGGACCTTGGCGAGCAAAGAGCTCTACAAGACTGGTACATTAAATTGGCTTTACAAACCGTACCTGGTGTTGCAGAAGTAGCCTCTTTTGGTGGTTTCGAGAAGCAATACCAATTGGTAATAGATCCCTTAAAATTACAGTTCTACAATCTTTCTTTAATGGATGTGATGAATAAGGTAAAAGCCAATAATAATGATGTTGGCGGCAGAAAGTTCGAGATGAGCGATATGGCCTACATCATTAGAGGTTTGGGCTATGTAAAGAATAAACAGGATTTAGAAAACATCGCTATAGCCAACAATAAAGGCATCCCCGTAAGGGTAAAAGATATTGGTACTGTGCAAATGGGGGGCGATTTAAGATTAGGTATTTTTGATGAAAATGGCGAAGGTGAAGCCGTAGGAGGTATTGTAGTGATGCGTTATGGTGAAAATGCCGATAAAGTTATTGCTGCTGTGAAAACCAAGATGGAAGAAGTAGAAAGAGGTTTGCCAGAGGGTGTAAAGTTCAATATCGCTTATGATAGAAGCTCTTTAATTGAAGCTGCTATTTATACCATCAAGGTGAAATTGTTAGAAGAAATTATTGTGGTGTGTATCATCGTTATCATTTTCTTGATGCACTGGAGAAGTGCTTTAAGCATAATTCTACAAATCCCTATAACCATTGCATTAAGTTTCTTGTTGTTAAACGCCTTTGGCATTTCGTCTAATATCATGTCTTTAACAGGTATCGCTTTAGCCATAGGCGTTATTGTGGATAATGGTATCATCATGTCTGAAAACGCTTATCGCCGATTGTCTGAATGGCAAAACAATCCAAAACATCAAAAATCATGA
- a CDS encoding efflux RND transporter permease subunit: MIRFIKNIFKRKKEDLGYTPIPEATRLQIIADACKQVSRGVFFSTVIIITSFLPVFLLTGQEGKLFGPLAYTKTFILVIDAILVLTLAPVLISYFMKGRFRSENENPVNRKLEAWYEPLITKCIHWRKTTIGVNILALLISVPMLWSLGREFMPPLDEGSILFMPVTLPDVSNGEAKRILQVQDKIIKSVPEVSHVLGKAGRANTATDNSPISMIETIIALKPRHEWRPGITKDDIINELNAKLQIPGVTNGWTQPIINRINMLSTGIRTDVGVKVYGQNLDTIDAFSQKIRSYLQGIEGVKDLYVEPITGGKYIDIAIKRDEISRYNLSVDDVNTVVESALGGMQLTTTIEGRQRFSVNARYGQDFRDNLQDLKRLQVQTMDFGPIPLEAVADIGISEGPPMINSENALLRGTVLFNVRDRDLAGTVEEAREKLDAMIGQLPKGYFIEWSGQYENLIRSERTMKLIIPIVLIIIFLCMYFAFHSVREAFFSLISIPFALIGGAFMVYFWGVNLSVAVAVGFIALFGLAVETGIVMVIYLNDAMQQLVALKGNSRETITQEDLRTYVIAGAAKRLRPKLMTVCVSLFGLIPILWSTGVGSDVMIPIVLPMVGGVLTSSTHILLVTPLIFLMTKEYELKKYGKIEVLDAKH; this comes from the coding sequence ATGATAAGATTCATCAAAAATATATTCAAAAGGAAAAAGGAAGATTTAGGCTATACGCCTATTCCAGAAGCTACCCGCTTGCAAATTATTGCCGATGCTTGTAAACAAGTATCAAGAGGGGTGTTTTTTTCTACAGTCATCATCATTACTTCTTTTTTGCCCGTATTTTTATTAACCGGGCAAGAGGGTAAGTTATTTGGTCCGCTAGCTTATACCAAAACTTTCATTTTAGTGATAGATGCCATTTTGGTACTCACTTTAGCGCCGGTACTCATCTCTTATTTTATGAAAGGGAGGTTTAGAAGCGAAAATGAAAACCCCGTAAACAGAAAGTTAGAAGCTTGGTACGAACCACTGATTACCAAATGTATACACTGGCGCAAAACTACTATTGGTGTTAATATTTTGGCTTTATTAATTAGTGTGCCGATGTTATGGAGTTTAGGTAGAGAGTTTATGCCTCCGTTAGATGAAGGCTCTATCCTGTTTATGCCTGTTACGCTTCCCGATGTTTCTAACGGCGAAGCCAAACGTATTTTACAGGTTCAAGATAAAATTATCAAATCTGTACCAGAGGTAAGTCATGTTTTAGGTAAAGCCGGAAGAGCCAATACAGCTACAGATAATTCGCCTATTAGCATGATAGAAACCATTATTGCGCTTAAACCGAGGCATGAATGGCGACCAGGCATCACCAAAGATGATATTATTAACGAGTTGAATGCGAAGCTGCAAATACCGGGTGTAACTAACGGTTGGACACAGCCCATCATTAACCGTATCAATATGCTTTCAACAGGTATCAGAACGGATGTAGGCGTAAAAGTTTACGGCCAGAATTTAGATACTATTGATGCTTTCTCTCAAAAAATACGCAGCTATTTGCAAGGTATAGAAGGGGTTAAAGATTTATATGTAGAACCTATTACTGGTGGAAAATACATTGATATTGCCATTAAAAGAGACGAAATAAGCAGATACAATTTAAGTGTGGATGATGTAAATACCGTAGTTGAAAGTGCTTTGGGTGGTATGCAATTAACAACTACTATTGAAGGCCGACAAAGATTTTCTGTAAATGCCCGTTATGGCCAAGATTTTAGAGATAACCTGCAAGATTTAAAACGTTTGCAAGTACAAACCATGGATTTTGGTCCAATTCCTTTAGAAGCTGTAGCTGATATTGGGATTTCTGAAGGTCCACCCATGATTAATTCAGAAAATGCTTTACTACGCGGGACTGTTTTATTTAATGTAAGAGATAGAGATTTAGCAGGTACGGTAGAAGAAGCTCGCGAGAAGCTAGATGCCATGATAGGGCAATTACCTAAAGGTTATTTTATAGAATGGAGTGGGCAGTATGAAAACCTTATCCGTAGCGAGCGTACCATGAAATTGATTATTCCTATCGTGTTAATCATCATCTTTTTATGTATGTATTTCGCTTTCCACTCGGTAAGAGAAGCGTTTTTTAGCTTGATATCTATTCCATTTGCCCTTATTGGTGGTGCTTTTATGGTTTATTTCTGGGGTGTTAATCTTTCTGTGGCGGTAGCCGTAGGTTTTATAGCACTTTTTGGTTTAGCAGTAGAAACAGGTATTGTGATGGTAATTTATCTGAATGATGCTATGCAGCAATTGGTTGCACTAAAAGGAAACTCTAGAGAAACCATTACCCAAGAAGACTTAAGAACTTACGTGATAGCTGGTGCAGCAAAACGCTTAAGACCAAAGCTAATGACCGTTTGCGTTTCTCTGTTTGGTTTAATCCCTATCCTATGGAGCACTGGTGTAGGTAGCGATGTGATGATTCCTATTGTGCTACCTATGGTTGGTGGGGTGTTAACATCATCAACACATATATTATTAGTTACACCATTAATATTTCTGATGACTAAAGAGTATGAGTTGAAGAAGTATGGTAAAATAGAAGTTTTAGATGCTAAACACTAG
- a CDS encoding TolC family protein — protein MKTRLMMLVLLLQVIVVKAQEKLDLTTILKEIEQQNPQLKMYDAEIKSMDEMAKGAKDWESPQLGTGLWMVPYNTSMWRRGMDGSTGMGQYAVSLEQMFPNKSNLNANAKLMETASSVELENKKGVAFNLFSLAKQNFVEWKLAKEKAKVLEQNQQLLSFMIRSTEIRYKNGLEKLNTYYKAKAALANVENMQLMLQNDIKQNRIMLNTLMNRNKLSNFDIDTVYPQKQYQSSLYDSTTLANHRSDIKAIEQSIVLNGLEQAVEKSMLKPEFGVRYEHMFGFGGMPMQYSLMGMIKIPVAWSTKSERANIEGLKWRSEALRQEKDMLLSEIRGRAFGKVNDLQTKEKQLKLFEQQIIPALRKNYQSLQLAYEQNTAELFMLFDAWESLNMTQLNYIDLQKEYLMMQIELDRILELR, from the coding sequence ATGAAAACACGATTAATGATGCTAGTGCTGCTTTTACAGGTGATTGTTGTAAAAGCACAAGAAAAGTTAGACTTAACAACTATTTTGAAAGAGATAGAGCAGCAAAACCCACAGTTGAAGATGTACGATGCCGAAATCAAATCTATGGATGAGATGGCGAAGGGCGCTAAAGATTGGGAAAGTCCGCAATTAGGAACCGGCCTATGGATGGTGCCTTACAATACCTCTATGTGGAGAAGAGGGATGGATGGGAGCACCGGAATGGGCCAATACGCTGTTAGTTTAGAGCAAATGTTCCCCAATAAAAGTAACCTCAATGCCAATGCTAAACTGATGGAAACCGCATCTTCTGTAGAGCTAGAAAACAAAAAAGGTGTTGCTTTTAATTTGTTTAGTTTGGCAAAGCAAAACTTTGTAGAGTGGAAATTAGCGAAAGAAAAAGCTAAAGTGTTGGAGCAAAACCAGCAATTGCTAAGCTTCATGATTAGGAGTACAGAAATCAGATATAAAAATGGTTTAGAAAAGCTAAATACCTATTACAAAGCTAAAGCAGCCTTGGCCAATGTAGAAAACATGCAGTTGATGTTGCAGAACGATATCAAGCAGAATAGAATTATGCTGAATACCTTAATGAACCGCAATAAGCTATCTAATTTTGATATCGATACGGTTTATCCTCAAAAGCAATATCAATCATCTCTTTATGATAGCACAACATTAGCTAACCATAGAAGTGATATCAAAGCTATAGAGCAAAGTATTGTATTGAATGGTTTAGAGCAAGCCGTAGAGAAAAGTATGTTGAAGCCCGAGTTTGGTGTACGCTACGAACATATGTTTGGTTTTGGCGGCATGCCTATGCAATATTCTTTAATGGGGATGATTAAAATACCTGTGGCTTGGTCTACCAAATCTGAAAGGGCAAATATTGAAGGTTTAAAATGGCGCTCTGAGGCTTTAAGGCAAGAAAAAGATATGCTTTTAAGTGAGATAAGAGGAAGAGCTTTTGGAAAAGTAAACGATTTGCAAACCAAAGAAAAACAGCTTAAACTTTTTGAACAGCAAATAATTCCTGCTTTGAGGAAAAACTACCAAAGTTTACAATTGGCCTACGAGCAAAATACAGCAGAACTTTTTATGTTGTTTGATGCCTGGGAAAGCTTAAACATGACACAGCTTAACTATATCGACTTGCAAAAAGAGTACCTCATGATGCAAATAGAGTTAGATAGGATTTTAGAGTTAAGATAA